One genomic segment of Myripristis murdjan chromosome 20, fMyrMur1.1, whole genome shotgun sequence includes these proteins:
- the LOC115379240 gene encoding LOW QUALITY PROTEIN: uncharacterized protein LOC115379240 (The sequence of the model RefSeq protein was modified relative to this genomic sequence to represent the inferred CDS: deleted 1 base in 1 codon) has protein sequence MELSESVQRGLQSLADPSLFDLSSFPVLVDVSFRSLLSSHADSGILDQPELKHIDQIVLKQSHAAATTFILEAVKQNADKSTISSCLEEITFSAERIEIFHSAYQVIIIINYILMQNNFIFPVVLVFITNEIYYVLQKHKKELEHLLASIGRRPPHITDVSWRLQYHMKNGHVHKVNEPFYLISLNVENGDSGGSSEDISFSCTMEQLQDLVGKLKDAAKSLEKATQMRLKDKSLNSSSGSSTAFLQMSGQPLTKSSSHIFARSVTRKNHSPTNINNAAAWCRRSSSRIDSSGWIVGILRVKTTSACECYSPLPTMHRTTRIKITELNPHLMCVLCGGYFIDATTIIECLHSFCKMCIVRYLETSKYCPICDVQVHKTKPLLNIRSDKTLQDIVYKLVPGLFKNEMKRRRDFYAEHPVDASNGSNEDRGEVADEDKRIITDDEIISLSIEFFDQSRLKVGGGPEDKQSKDQVANKRYLQCPAAMTVMHLRKFLRSKMDIPNTYQVEVMYEDEPLKDYYTLMDIAYIYTWRRNGPLPLKYRVRPSCKKMKMSHAQQDGQNSASRSGPESDSASDKAGSPAGVPSTSSSLPSPGTQSPHLQFPHLSNNVNGSPASGPTQSRSFSFGGGGSGKPRKVSLNGSSTSSG, from the exons ATGGAGTTGTCTGAGTCTGTGCAGAGAGGGCTGCAGTCCCTGGCCGACCCGTCTCTCTTCGACCTGAGCAGCTTCCCGGTGCTGGTCGACGTTTCTTTCCGCAGCCTGCTCTCCTCCCACGCCGACTCCGGTATCCTCG ATCAACCCGAGTTGAAACACATCGACCAGATTGTGCTGAAACAGAGTCATGCTGCAGCGACCACCTTCATTCTAGAGGCGGTCAAACAAAATGCAGACAAGTCAACAATAAG CTCGTGCCTTGAAGAAATCACATTCAGTGCAGAGAGAATAGAAATATTCCATAGTGCATACCaggtaattataattataaattatattttaatgcagaataattttatttttcctgtagTCTTGGTCTTCATA ACTAATGAAATCTATTATGttttacagaaacataaaaaagaactgGAACATCTGTTAGCAAG CATAGGGAGGCGTCCACCTCACATTACCGACGTGTCATGGCGTCTGCAATACCACATGAAG AACGGACATGTGCACAAGGTCAACGAGCCTTTCTACCTGATTTCATTAAATGTCGAG AATGGTGACAGCGGAGGATCCTCGGAAGATATCAGCTTCAGCTGCACAATGGAGCAGTTACAG gATTTGGTGGGAAAGCTGAAGGACGCTGCCAAGAGCCTTGAGAAAGCCACTCAGAT GCGGCTGAAGGATAAAAGCTTGAATTCATCAAGTGGAAGTTCCACCGCATTTTTGCAGATGTCAGGACAGCCTCTGACAAAG AGCAGTAGCCACATCTTTGCGCGGTCTGTCACGCGCAAGAATCACAGCCCAACTAACATTAATAATGCAGCAGCCTGGTGCCGTCGGAGCTCAAGTAGAATAGATAGTAGTGGATGGATTGTGGGCATTTTGAGAGTTAAAACGACATCAGCGTGC GAGTGTTATTCCCCTTTGCCGACCATGCATCGGACGACCAGGATAAAGATTACAGAGCTTAACCCTCACCTCATGTGCGTCCTTTGCGGGGGATATTTCATAGACGCAACGACCATCATCGAATGTCTTCATTCAT TCTGCAAGATGTGCATTGTGCGCTACCTGGAAACCAGCAAATATTGTCCCATCTGTGATGTACAAGTGCACAAAACCAAGCCTCTACTCAACATTAG GTCTGACAAAACTCTCCAGGACATTGTCTACAAGCTAGTCCCTGGCCTCTTCAAAA AtgaaatgaagaggaggagagatttTTATGCGGAGCATCCAGTAGATG CTTCAAATGGATCGAATGAGGATCGTGGAGAGGTGGCAGACGAGGACAAGAGAATTATTACAGATGACGAGATCATCAGCCTCTCTATTGAGTTCTTTGACCAGAGCAG GCTTAAAGTGGGAGGTGGACCAGAGGACAAACAGTCTAAAGACCAG GTGGCTAACAAGAGGTACCTGCAGTGTCCGGCAGCCATGACAGTCATGCATCTGAGGAAGTTCCTGCGCAGCAAAATGGACATCCCCAACACCTACCAG gtTGAAGTCATGTATGAGGACGAGCCCCTGAAAGATTACTACACATTAATGGATATAGCATATATCTACACTTGGAGAAGG AACGGGCCGTTGCCGCTGAAATACCGGGTGAGACCCAGCTGtaagaagatgaagatgagccACGCGCAGCAGGACGGGCAGAACAGCGCGAGCAGATCCGGGCCCGAGAGTGACTCAGCCAGCGACAAAGCCGGGAGTCCCGCGGGGGTTCCCTCCACGTCCTCGTCGCTGCCGAGCCCTGGCACGCAGTCCCCGCACCTGCAGTTCCCCCACCTCTCCAACAACGTCAACGGGAGCCCGGCCAGCGGCCCTACACAGAGCCGGTCCTTCTCCTTCGGCGGAGGCGGCAGCGGCAAGCCGCGGAAGGTTTCCCTTAACGGATCGTCCACCTCCTCCGGATGA